In one Rhopalosiphum padi isolate XX-2018 chromosome 3, ASM2088224v1, whole genome shotgun sequence genomic region, the following are encoded:
- the LOC132923970 gene encoding uncharacterized protein LOC132923970 isoform X1, with protein MAPPPTSTTSVRRCSILTGTLLLLLAVAASLPSSARSSAIRPASSAVSTDTEAAASPLVPSNWHGASDVPAEVSASAAGRTVVVRKKRTLLKLKPLIVLPVKVALGTGAKLVAGAKLGAKAVGIGSKALGVSLVGLKAVHKVAKVTVKAATALGVKAVLLNFLFQKINQVIDFKTRLLSNLDQRNRQQNAQFLSPVLTQSSSSAKSGSIGNKEDDDFLASVPGSSDQQVLAQEQVKSSAIAPAGEVAPLEDDSEVTFDANKVTLQVPDRLFGPSFTAVNGISQAIGNVIQNAAGRLARLVDAIKTAIWRKAAGVSAISNSSGSSSGNGGSPDASTANRGSRDAAANLQNDDGLDLDPLDEAASAPSASPAKLNATGSGAGATGTAAGGGNK; from the exons ATGGCACCACCACCGACCTCGACGACATCGGTCCGACGTTGTTCCATCCTGACCGGCACTCTACTGCTGTTATTAGCGGTAGCCGCCAGTTTGCCATCCAGCGCCCGGTCGTCCGCCATACGTCCTGCGTCGTCTGCTGTATCCACCGACACCGAAGCCGCTGCTTCCCCGTTAGTGCCAAGCAATTGGCACGGGGCTTCGGACGTCCCCGCTGAGGTATCAGCGTCGGCCGCCGGAAGGACCGTGGTTGTCAGGAAAAAAAGGACGTTACTCAAACTCAAGCCGCTCATCGTGCTGCCGGTCAAGGTCGCGCTTGGTACCGGTGCTAAGCTGGTGGCTGGGGCCAAGCTCGGAGCCAAGGCGGTCGGGATAGGCTCGAAAGCACTCGGCGTCAGTTTGGTCGGATTGAAAGCTGTCCATAAGGTGGCCAAAGTGACAGTGAAGGCAGCCACCGCGTTGGGCGTCAAGGCGGTTCTGCTCAACTTTTTGTTtcag AAAATCAATCAGGTGATCGACTTTAAGACACGCTTACTGAGCAACCTTGACCAGCGCAACCGGCAGCAAAATGCACAATTCCTGTCACCAGTGTTGACCCAATCCTCTTCGTCTGCGAAATCGGGATCGATCGGAAACAAG GAAGACGACGACTTTCTGGCATCGGTACCAGGCTCTAGTGACCAACAAGTTTTGGCCCAAGAACAGGTAAAATCTTCAGCCATAGCACCAGCTGGAGAGGTTGCACCACTGGAAGACGATAGTGAAGTGACATTTGATGCTAACAAAGTCACTCTCCAGGTTCCGGACAGGCTGTTCGGTCCCAGTTTCACGGCCGTCAACGGCATATCACAAGCCATCGGCAACGTCATACAG AACGCAGCCGGCAGACTGGCCCGGCTCGTGGACGCCATCAAGACGGCCATTTGGCGCAAAGCGGCCGGCGTTTCGGCCATCAGCAATTCGAGCGGCAGCTCAAGCGGCAACGGAGGTTCGCCGGACGCGTCGACGGCCAACAGAGGATCTCGTGATGCGGCGGCCAACCTGCAGAACGACGACGGGCTGGACTTGGACCCGCTGGACGAGGCCGCGTCCGCGCCGTCCGCGTCGCCCGCAAAACTCAATGCGACCGGCTCGGGCGCAGGCGCCACCGGTACAGCCGCTGGCGGCGGCAACAAGTGA
- the LOC132923970 gene encoding uncharacterized protein LOC132923970 isoform X2 codes for MAPPPTSTTSVRRCSILTGTLLLLLAVAASLPSSARSSAIRPASSAVSTDTEAAASPLVPSNWHGASDVPAEVSASAAGRTVVVRKKRTLLKLKPLIVLPVKVALGTGAKLVAGAKLGAKAVGIGSKALGVSLVGLKAVHKVAKVTVKAATALGVKAVLLNFLFQKINQVIDFKTRLLSNLDQRNRQQNAQFLSPVLTQSSSSAKSGSIGNKDNASFNGVAAPAPADTFIAAPDFVAAADTPGFVANAPPATFVPGSDLIASPPPPSQQEFAGAPPNFAGTPANFEGTSPNFAGAPPGFPAFQQSFSAEPSSFAATNDDGSPSSETSF; via the exons ATGGCACCACCACCGACCTCGACGACATCGGTCCGACGTTGTTCCATCCTGACCGGCACTCTACTGCTGTTATTAGCGGTAGCCGCCAGTTTGCCATCCAGCGCCCGGTCGTCCGCCATACGTCCTGCGTCGTCTGCTGTATCCACCGACACCGAAGCCGCTGCTTCCCCGTTAGTGCCAAGCAATTGGCACGGGGCTTCGGACGTCCCCGCTGAGGTATCAGCGTCGGCCGCCGGAAGGACCGTGGTTGTCAGGAAAAAAAGGACGTTACTCAAACTCAAGCCGCTCATCGTGCTGCCGGTCAAGGTCGCGCTTGGTACCGGTGCTAAGCTGGTGGCTGGGGCCAAGCTCGGAGCCAAGGCGGTCGGGATAGGCTCGAAAGCACTCGGCGTCAGTTTGGTCGGATTGAAAGCTGTCCATAAGGTGGCCAAAGTGACAGTGAAGGCAGCCACCGCGTTGGGCGTCAAGGCGGTTCTGCTCAACTTTTTGTTtcag AAAATCAATCAGGTGATCGACTTTAAGACACGCTTACTGAGCAACCTTGACCAGCGCAACCGGCAGCAAAATGCACAATTCCTGTCACCAGTGTTGACCCAATCCTCTTCGTCTGCGAAATCGGGATCGATCGGAAACAAG GACAACGCCTCATTCAACGGCGTTGCCGCCCCAGCTCCCGCCGACACTTTCATCGCTGCGCCAGACTTCGTGGCCGCCGCTGATACACCGGGATTCGTTGCAAATGCGCCACCGGCAACCTTCGTCCCCGGATCGGACCTGATCGCTTCACCACCACCGCCATCACAGCAGGAATTTGCGGGAGCACCACCGAACTTTGCCGGCACTCCAGCAAACTTTGAGGGCACTTCGCCGAACTTTGCCGGCGCTCCTCCAGGATTTCCCGCATTCCAGCAGAGTTTTTCCGCCGAACCGTCGAGCTTTGCCGCGACAAATGATGATGGATCGCCATCGTCGGAGACTTCATTCTAA
- the LOC132923970 gene encoding uncharacterized protein LOC132923970 isoform X3 yields the protein MAPPPTSTTSVRRCSILTGTLLLLLAVAASLPSSARSSAIRPASSAVSTDTEAAASPLVPSNWHGASDVPAEVSASAAGRTVVVRKKRTLLKLKPLIVLPVKVALGTGAKLVAGAKLGAKAVGIGSKALGVSLVGLKAVHKVAKVTVKAATALGVKAVLLNFLFQKINQVIDFKTRLLSNLDQRNRQQNAQFLSPVLTQSSSSAKSGSIGNKDNASFNGVAAPAPADTFIAAPDFVAAADTPGFVANAPPATFVPGSDLIASPPPPSQQEFAGAPPNFAGAPPGFPAFQQSFSAEPSSFAATNDDGSPSSETSF from the exons ATGGCACCACCACCGACCTCGACGACATCGGTCCGACGTTGTTCCATCCTGACCGGCACTCTACTGCTGTTATTAGCGGTAGCCGCCAGTTTGCCATCCAGCGCCCGGTCGTCCGCCATACGTCCTGCGTCGTCTGCTGTATCCACCGACACCGAAGCCGCTGCTTCCCCGTTAGTGCCAAGCAATTGGCACGGGGCTTCGGACGTCCCCGCTGAGGTATCAGCGTCGGCCGCCGGAAGGACCGTGGTTGTCAGGAAAAAAAGGACGTTACTCAAACTCAAGCCGCTCATCGTGCTGCCGGTCAAGGTCGCGCTTGGTACCGGTGCTAAGCTGGTGGCTGGGGCCAAGCTCGGAGCCAAGGCGGTCGGGATAGGCTCGAAAGCACTCGGCGTCAGTTTGGTCGGATTGAAAGCTGTCCATAAGGTGGCCAAAGTGACAGTGAAGGCAGCCACCGCGTTGGGCGTCAAGGCGGTTCTGCTCAACTTTTTGTTtcag AAAATCAATCAGGTGATCGACTTTAAGACACGCTTACTGAGCAACCTTGACCAGCGCAACCGGCAGCAAAATGCACAATTCCTGTCACCAGTGTTGACCCAATCCTCTTCGTCTGCGAAATCGGGATCGATCGGAAACAAG GACAACGCCTCATTCAACGGCGTTGCCGCCCCAGCTCCCGCCGACACTTTCATCGCTGCGCCAGACTTCGTGGCCGCCGCTGATACACCGGGATTCGTTGCAAATGCGCCACCGGCAACCTTCGTCCCCGGATCGGACCTGATCGCTTCACCACCACCGCCATCACAGCAGGAATTTGCGGGAGCACCACCGAACTTTGCCGGC GCTCCTCCAGGATTTCCCGCATTCCAGCAGAGTTTTTCCGCCGAACCGTCGAGCTTTGCCGCGACAAATGATGATGGATCGCCATCGTCGGAGACTTCATTCTAA
- the LOC132925564 gene encoding piggyBac transposable element-derived protein 4-like: protein MEWTIDEVLEFLELYDAQQQIWNPRHPDHKNRSLVHDAWKQIESKLSVKSDITEIKKKKDSLMAAYRKLLNKVRASKGTGSGTDDVYKPDWFAYESMTFLDGIYEAKKNHFNLDIVPIDRPYENNDEDPPVWKIMKKEKYQIYSSDLRNVDIIELRAFIGLLFYSAVFKSNHEDISSIFATDGSGRDIFRCVTSKNRFSILLACLRFDNPDDREARKINDPAAAISGIFNTFVNNCQSVYTMGTCVCVDEMLVGFRGRCKFKMYLPLKPVKYGLKIMCLVDAKTNYFYNGYIYVGKDSDGNTLDENDRKFSKPTQSVLRLTKPINKTNRNITADNWFTSIELIEELKKRGNTYVGTIRKNKREIPPEFLPKKNRQVGLSLFGFTKDITLVSFTPKSNKCVILASSMHHDSSIENTGKPEIIEFYNSTKGGVDSLDQKCAIYCTGRRTRRWPMEIFLPHSLVVPEMERRLQNKRK, encoded by the exons atgGAGTGGACCATAGATGAGGTTCTAGAGTTCTTAGAGCTATATGATGCTCAACAACAGATTTGGAATCCTCGCCATCCTGATCATAAAAATCGCAGTTTAGTTCACGATGCTTGGAAGCAAATTGAAAGCAAACTAAG cgTCAAAAGTGAtataactgaaattaaaaaaaaaaaggattcaCTAATGGCCGCGTAtcgaaaacttttaaataaagttaGGGCAAGCAAGGGTACTGGTAGTGGTACTGACGACGTGTACAAACCAGATTGGTTTGCTTACGAATCCATGACATTTTTAGATGGCATTTATGAggcaaaaaaaaaccatttcaacc tcgaTATTGTTCCTATCGACCGACCGTATGAAAATAATGATGAAGATCCACCAGTGTGGAAGATAATGAAAAA agaaaaatatcaaatatattcaaGCGATTTGAGAAATGTTGATATTATAGAACTGCGAGCTTTTATTGGCTTATTATTTTACTCCGCTGTGTTCAAATCTAACCATGAAGATATTTCTTCAATATTTGCCACTGATGGGAGTGGAAGAGATATTTTTCGCTGTGTTACTAGTAAAAACCGTTTTTCTATTTTACTTGCATGTCTACGGTTTGATAACCCCGACGATAGAGAGGCCAGAAAAATAAACGATCCAGCCGCTGCTATTTCTggaatattcaatacatttgtcAATAACTGTCAGTCTGTTTATACAATGGGTACATGTGTATGTGTAGATGAAATGTTAGTTGGATTTCGAGGACGgtgtaaattcaaaatgtatttaccaCTCAAACCTgtaaaatatggtttaaaaattatgtgtttaGTTGACgctaaaaccaattatttttataacggaTATATATATGTTGGAAAAGATTCTGATGGAAATACTTTAGATGAAAATGATAGAAAATTTTCTAAACCTACTCAATCTGTTTTACGTCTTACAAAgccaataaataaaactaatcgtAATATCACTGCAGACAACTGGTTCACGTCAATTGAACTTATTGAAGAATTAAAAAAGAGAGGGAATACTTATGTCGGTACTATCCGGAAAAATAAAAGAGAAATTCCTCCAGAATTTTTGCCTAAAAAAAATCGTCAGGTCGGCTTGTCATTATTTGGTTTTACAAAAGATATTACTCTTGTTTCTTTTACTccaaaatcaaataaatgtgTGATTTTAGCATCTTCTATGCATCATGACAGCTCAATTGAAAATACTGGTAAACCtgaaataatagaattttataacTCAACAAAAGGAGGTGTAGACAGCCTAGACCAAAAATGTGCTATTTATTGTACTGGAAGACGAACTCGGCGATGGccaatggaaatatttttac cACATTCATTAGTTGTACCCGAGATGGAAAGAAGACTTCAAAATAAGAGAAAGTGA